From Brachionichthys hirsutus isolate HB-005 chromosome 16, CSIRO-AGI_Bhir_v1, whole genome shotgun sequence, a single genomic window includes:
- the LOC137905614 gene encoding eukaryotic translation initiation factor 4 gamma 1-like: MSRRPAEPSQLRKNGNQGVTPSKLDRSTMSRRPAEPSQLRKNDCNWRPRNFVNKEVELHKAENAWKPSVKASTLNHTEDAEQLKTEELLKKLRAILNKVTPEKFQQLVKQVKELTIDTEERLRGVADLIFERAISELRFSGVYASMCSSLMDLKVSSPDKPEMCVNFRTILLRQCQKEFEKIPKKPELEAAKAEEGDRSGKQFLRRSLGSIAFIGQLCRVKMLPTIIIHECVQRLFQNHDPVSLECLCKLLSLTGKALEVESAKDLMDQYFTRIYNLIQERKTSSRIYFMLQDVMDLMMANWIPRRPFEGPKPIERIQKDAPMEDTREHVKVQQQPRDGTTMNTGTCNPHTPVVNPRPTPPPSPSKSTLNAEVEKMSEVINDEYRHIEDVEEASESAGECNSASTPPPSGNSLVAQNEVPTGEQLSESVGECNSASTPPPSGNSLVAQNEVPTGEQLSESVGECNSASTLPPSGNSLVAQNEVPTGEQLSESVGECNSASTLPPSGNSLVAQNEVPTGEQLDRLLRDNADSEQIIRWIEANFEEAQITSNEFVRQVMTSVCHSVICHNPFRVDGQQMSLRANLLKKYLNDEQKQLQALYAIQAVVARMDHPGKLLRMVFDSLFDLDVIKEGAFYKWESSKEPTEQTGKDAALKSVKTFFVWLHDGDL, encoded by the coding sequence ATGTCACGCCGACCTGCTGAACCATCTCAGCTGAGGAAGAATGGCAATCAAGGTGTTACTCCTTCGAAGTTGGATAGATCGACCATGTCACGCCGACCTGCTGAACCATCTCAGCTGAGGAAGAATGATTGCAACTGGAGACCCAGGAACTTTGTCAACAAGGAGGTGGAGCTCCACAAGGCTGAGAATGCTTGGAAGCCCTCTGTGAAAGCATCCACTCTCAATCACACAGAGGATGCTGAGCAGCTCAAGACTGAAGAGCTGCTCAAAAAACTCCGTGCTATTCTCAACAAGGTCACACCTGAGAAGTTTCAGCAGCTGGTAAAGCAGGTGAAAGAGCTGACCATAGACACGGAGGAGAGGCTTAGGGGAGTGGCCGATTTGATCTTTGAGAGGGCCATCTCAGAGCTCCGCTTCTCCGGGGTCTACGCCAGCATGTGCAGTTCCCTAATGGATTTAAAAGTGTCCAGCCCAGACAAACCTGAAATGTGTGTCAACTTCCGCACAATTCTGCTCAGACAGTGCCAGAAAGAGTTTGAAAAGATCCCAAAGAAACCAGAGTTGGAGGCTGCCAAAGCTGAAGAGGGTGATCGCTCTGGAAAACAGTTCCTCCGCCGCTCACTGGGCAGCATTGCTTTCATCGGTCAACTATGCAGAGTGAAAATGTTGCCAACTATCATCATCCACGAATGTGTTCAGAGACTATTCCAAAATCATGACCCCGTGTCTCTAGAGTGTCTCTGCAAGCTGCTGTCTCTGACTGGAAAAGCCCTGGAGGTCGAAAGTGCCAAAGATCTAATGGATCAATACTTCACCCGGATCTACAATCTAATCCAAGAGCGGAAAACTTCGTCCAGAATCTATTTCATGCTGCAGGATGTAATGGACCTTATGATGGCTAACTGGATACCTCGTAGACCGTTCGAAGGTCCAAAACCCATCGAGCGGATCCAAAAGGACGCACCGATGGAAGACACCAGAGAGCACGTAAAAGTCCAGCAGCAGCCCAGAGACGGAACAACAATGAACACAGGCACCTGCAATCCTCACACCCCGGTAGTTAACCCCCGcccaactcctcctccttcgccgTCAAAATCTACCTTGAATGCGGAGGTAGAAAAGATGTCAGAGGTCATCAATGACGAATACCGCCACATCGAAGACGTGGAGGAGGCATCAGAAAGTGCGGGAGAATGTAACAGTGCCTCAACGCCACCTCCATCTGGCAACTCACTCGTTGCTCAGAATGAGGTCCCGACTGGGGAGCAGCTGTCAGAAAGTGTGGGAGAATGTAACAGTGCCTCAACGCCACCTCCATCTGGCAACTCACTCGTTGCTCAGAATGAGGTCCCGACTGGAGAGCAGCTGTCAGAAAGTGTGGGAGAATGTAACAGTGCCTCAACGCTACCTCCATCTGGCAACTCACTCGTTGCTCAGAATGAGGTCCCGACTGGAGAGCAGCTGTCAGAAAGTGTGGGAGAATGTAACAGTGCCTCAACGCTACCTCCATCTGGCAACTCACTCGTTGCTCAGAATGAGGTCCCGACTGGAGAGCAGCTGGACAGACTCCTGCGGGATAACGCCGACAGTGAGCAAATCATTCGCTGGATTGAGGCTAACTTTGAAGAGGCACAAATTACTTCCAACGAGTTTGTGCGACAGGTGATGACTTCCGTGTGCCATTCTGTCATCTGCCATAATCCGTTCAGGGTGGATGGCCAGCAGATGAGTCTCCGGGCCAATCTGCTAAAGAAATACCTGAACGATGAGCAGAAGCAGCTCCAGGCACTTTACGCCATCCAAGCTGTGGTAGCACGCATGGATCATCCGGGCAAACTGCTCCGGATGGTTTTCGACTCCCTGTTCGACTTGGACGTAATCAAGGAGGGCGCATTTTACAAGTGGGAATCCAGCAAAGAACCCACGGAGCAAACGGGCAAAGATGCTGCCCTGAAATCAGTGAAGACTTTCTTTGTCTGGCTCCATGATGGTGACTTGTAG